From the Leptospira sp. WS60.C2 genome, one window contains:
- a CDS encoding SDR family NAD(P)-dependent oxidoreductase — translation MKLCIIGASSGIGKALANLCIRDGHQVYGTYFQHPETDLGFSGYQRVNVLDETLDLDFLPDTLDGLVYCPGSVVLKPFGRVSADEFISDYQLQVIGLTKVIQSLLPRLKNSTQASIVVFSTVAVQSGFPFHSLVSASKGAVEGLTKALAAEFSPNIRVNCIAPSITDTPLVGNLLNTNEKKDMSAKRHPLKKIGKPEDVANLAKFLLTEESGWMTGQILPLDGGISTLRISG, via the coding sequence ATGAAACTTTGTATCATTGGAGCCTCTTCTGGAATTGGGAAAGCACTAGCGAATTTATGTATTAGAGACGGCCATCAGGTGTATGGTACTTATTTCCAACACCCAGAAACGGACCTTGGTTTTAGTGGCTACCAAAGGGTAAATGTTTTGGATGAAACATTGGATTTGGATTTTTTACCAGATACATTAGATGGTTTGGTATACTGTCCAGGGAGTGTTGTCTTAAAACCATTTGGGCGAGTCAGTGCAGACGAATTTATATCCGACTACCAATTACAAGTCATAGGTTTAACAAAAGTGATCCAATCCCTTCTTCCTAGGCTAAAAAATTCCACACAAGCATCTATTGTTGTTTTTTCAACCGTTGCAGTTCAATCTGGCTTTCCATTTCATTCGCTTGTTTCCGCTTCCAAAGGAGCAGTGGAGGGTTTGACAAAAGCCCTTGCCGCCGAATTTTCCCCAAACATTCGAGTCAATTGTATCGCACCTTCCATCACTGACACTCCGTTAGTTGGAAATTTATTAAATACAAATGAAAAAAAAGACATGAGTGCCAAACGACATCCTTTGAAAAAGATCGGAAAACCTGAAGATGTTGCCAATTTAGCAAAGTTTTTACTAACGGAAGAATCTGGTTGGATGACAGGACAAATACTTCCGCTTGATGGCGGGATATCTACTCTTAGAATCTCTGGGTGA
- a CDS encoding TetR/AcrR family transcriptional regulator gives MTPKEKQLSQEKENLKIKQGEETKLEILKIAKKQFGKKGYNSTSIEDILAEMGVTKGALYHHFSSKRDIFWEVCKMMNQNSALELQDVSWKDFLKSIPSIWDLAEDPEFVQIWIRDCYSVLSPEEIFQLDEDFIITPLKNFLERMAKENKIKALPSFEEAHILIGLINQGLWLVSNTKKKDRAIIKKNLTKIFTEWIRFRESK, from the coding sequence ATGACCCCAAAAGAGAAACAGTTGAGCCAAGAAAAAGAAAATTTAAAAATCAAACAGGGAGAGGAGACAAAACTCGAAATTCTGAAAATCGCTAAAAAACAATTTGGGAAAAAAGGATATAACTCGACCTCCATAGAGGACATCCTCGCAGAGATGGGAGTCACGAAAGGTGCTTTGTACCACCATTTTTCGAGCAAACGGGACATCTTTTGGGAAGTTTGTAAAATGATGAACCAAAACTCCGCTCTAGAACTACAAGATGTTAGCTGGAAAGATTTTCTAAAATCAATTCCTTCTATTTGGGACTTAGCGGAAGATCCAGAATTTGTACAAATATGGATTCGGGACTGCTATAGTGTCTTGTCACCAGAAGAGATTTTTCAATTGGATGAGGACTTTATCATCACACCACTTAAAAACTTTTTGGAAAGAATGGCAAAAGAGAATAAAATAAAGGCCTTACCAAGTTTCGAAGAAGCTCATATTCTCATCGGACTAATCAACCAAGGCCTATGGCTTGTATCGAACACGAAAAAAAAAGATAGAGCCATCATAAAAAAGAACCTAACAAAAATATTCACAGAATGGATTCGATTTCGAGAAAGTAAATAG
- a CDS encoding DUF418 domain-containing protein encodes MKIENTNRLLLLDCLRGFALLGILISNIPIFSFPIYSDGIFQDGLAKFVKAFYHFFVTGKFFVLFSFVFGYGFSILLENIEAKGGNSTRIYFRRLLGLFVLGIIHAVFLFEGDILVSYSILGVFLYFVKDMESKWKKMILVTWILSLFAYGTIGIATYLSVSTSQEVMDTLSKEAITNHLGDFGQNVTQQLSDLVYVYPFILLFNVPTAAMMFVVGLWAGKRKVFATPEKIWNYFSGKKRYLILVGVLSNGLYVVSNLFPDHIWLGILPSFFLAFGGISFALLYVLALVYLISIRDFGESFLVKGVSRAGSMSLTNYLLQSILCSFLFDGWGLGWYATLHPGIVLCLTLPIYGVNVIFSSLWKQYFPQGPMEWLLRKWTYA; translated from the coding sequence ATGAAGATAGAAAATACAAATCGATTGTTATTGTTGGATTGTTTACGCGGATTTGCTTTACTTGGGATTTTGATATCGAATATTCCCATTTTTTCTTTTCCCATCTATTCTGATGGTATCTTCCAAGATGGCTTAGCAAAATTTGTAAAAGCGTTTTATCATTTCTTTGTGACTGGAAAGTTTTTTGTCTTGTTCTCGTTTGTGTTTGGATATGGATTTTCCATTCTATTGGAAAACATTGAAGCAAAAGGTGGCAATTCAACACGTATTTACTTCCGAAGATTACTCGGGTTATTTGTTTTAGGTATCATCCATGCCGTATTCTTATTTGAAGGAGATATCTTGGTTTCGTATTCGATTTTAGGAGTTTTTTTGTATTTTGTGAAGGATATGGAATCGAAATGGAAAAAAATGATCCTGGTCACATGGATACTCTCTCTTTTTGCGTATGGAACCATTGGGATTGCAACTTACTTGAGTGTTTCAACATCGCAGGAAGTCATGGATACTTTATCAAAAGAAGCAATTACCAATCACTTGGGAGATTTTGGGCAAAATGTAACACAACAATTATCAGATCTGGTCTATGTTTATCCTTTCATTTTATTGTTTAATGTTCCAACTGCAGCAATGATGTTTGTTGTAGGTCTATGGGCAGGAAAAAGAAAGGTATTTGCTACTCCTGAAAAAATTTGGAATTATTTTTCTGGGAAAAAACGATATCTGATCTTAGTCGGTGTGTTATCGAATGGTTTGTATGTTGTTAGTAATCTCTTCCCAGATCATATCTGGTTAGGAATTCTGCCATCCTTTTTTCTTGCGTTTGGTGGTATTAGTTTTGCTCTTTTGTATGTGTTAGCCTTGGTATATTTGATCTCGATACGAGATTTCGGGGAATCTTTCTTGGTAAAGGGAGTATCAAGGGCAGGCTCTATGTCTTTAACCAATTATCTCTTGCAATCGATTCTGTGTTCCTTTCTGTTTGATGGATGGGGTCTTGGATGGTATGCAACCCTTCATCCGGGTATTGTCCTTTGTTTGACTTTGCCCATTTACGGAGTGAATGTTATTTTCTCAAGTCTGTGGAAACAATATTTCCCTCAAGGACCCATGGAATGGTTACTACGAAAATGGACTTACGCTTGA